From one Salinimonas iocasae genomic stretch:
- a CDS encoding glycosyltransferase family 2 protein, which translates to MRISVVIPAKNEEENLKPLIEEIYRALIDVVNFEVIYVDDGSTDKTFENLLYLKASGFDRVNVLRHKHSVGQSTAIWTGVSHADGELVVTLDADGQNDPSDIPNLLTMASQFPLGSHFCIAGHRKNRKDTAWKRFQSKLANSVRSKFLNDDTPDTGCGLKVFPKQTFLDLPYFDHMHRFLPALIRRQGGIIKVVEVNHRDRQFGKSKYNMLGRLGVGLIDMAGVYWLQKRNKLNDVILENEESI; encoded by the coding sequence TTTCAGTTGTAATACCAGCGAAAAACGAAGAAGAAAATTTAAAACCCTTAATTGAGGAAATTTATAGAGCGTTGATAGATGTAGTAAACTTCGAAGTCATCTATGTCGATGATGGTAGTACGGATAAGACATTTGAGAACTTGCTTTATCTGAAAGCGAGTGGCTTTGACAGAGTTAACGTACTACGGCATAAGCATTCGGTGGGACAAAGTACAGCTATTTGGACAGGGGTGAGCCATGCTGATGGAGAACTTGTAGTTACACTTGATGCGGATGGGCAGAATGATCCCTCTGATATACCAAACCTCCTGACTATGGCCTCTCAATTTCCGTTAGGGAGTCACTTTTGCATTGCTGGTCATCGTAAAAACAGAAAGGATACAGCTTGGAAAAGATTTCAGTCAAAACTAGCAAATTCTGTAAGAAGTAAATTTCTTAATGATGATACACCTGACACCGGATGTGGGTTAAAGGTCTTTCCAAAACAAACATTCCTCGATTTACCCTATTTTGATCATATGCATCGTTTTCTGCCAGCACTGATCCGACGACAAGGTGGGATCATTAAAGTTGTTGAAGTGAATCACAGAGACAGGCAATTCGGAAAATCAAAATATAATATGTTAGGGCGGCTTGGGGTCGGACTAATTGATATGGCAGGAGTTTATTGGCTTCAGAAACGTAATAAACTTAATGATGTCATCTTAGAAAATGAAGAGAGTATCTAA
- a CDS encoding phosphoethanolamine transferase, which translates to MKFPITLKFNPTSAQFILLSSLFISAIFNAPFLSAVYEVVAPVTLNEWVFFLSVPLLLTFFNVIFLSLFGALFLPRTTVAIAFVVSSLLLYGTLAYGVIFDKSMIQNVMETNSGEAFSYLNSTLFLFFSILGLIPVFAISNLELNGKLKARIKQLLVLNLFALLGIAIIATFLFKSYAAVGRNNKDLTKYIIPYAFYDSGYKYLRDTYFYPPLPYKVLDKRPYIKGNAGIHPSTTVFVVGETARADKFSSNGYSRRTTPNIQNAGAISFSKVTSCGTATAVSVPCMFSRLSRENYDSRTADSQDNVLDIIHRAGVDVTWIDNNSSCKGVCKRVETIDFNPSRDPKLCDGDYCYDEVLVDLLRETLSRPSKEHRVIVLHMIGSHGPTYYRRYPEKFAKFVPDCPRSDIQNCEEAELTNTYDNTIAYTDYVLGQIIEQLATIPNSSMLYLSDHGESLGENGLYLHGFPYNLAPVEQTHVPMVYWASKFSQPQYSDCVNSLSSHPYSQDNLFDTLLGLTNVQSSTYQPTQDILRKCES; encoded by the coding sequence GTGAAATTCCCAATAACACTAAAATTTAATCCTACATCAGCTCAGTTCATTTTACTTTCTTCACTATTTATCTCAGCAATATTCAACGCACCATTTCTTTCTGCTGTTTATGAAGTTGTAGCCCCTGTAACATTGAATGAGTGGGTGTTTTTTCTTTCTGTACCGCTCTTGCTAACCTTTTTTAATGTTATTTTTCTAAGTCTTTTTGGTGCCCTATTTTTGCCGCGCACCACAGTTGCAATTGCTTTCGTTGTAAGTTCTCTACTACTTTACGGCACCTTGGCCTATGGTGTCATTTTCGATAAGAGCATGATACAGAATGTAATGGAAACAAATTCTGGTGAAGCCTTTTCCTATCTAAATTCAACACTTTTTTTATTCTTCTCTATATTGGGATTAATCCCTGTATTTGCGATTTCTAATCTGGAATTAAATGGGAAGCTCAAGGCTCGAATCAAGCAGCTTCTAGTGCTGAACTTATTTGCTTTATTGGGTATTGCAATTATAGCCACGTTCCTTTTTAAGAGCTATGCAGCTGTCGGCAGAAATAACAAAGACCTAACGAAGTATATTATTCCCTACGCCTTTTATGATTCAGGGTACAAGTACCTTCGGGACACTTACTTCTATCCGCCTTTACCCTACAAAGTATTAGACAAGCGTCCCTACATAAAAGGGAATGCTGGTATACATCCGTCTACTACAGTGTTTGTGGTTGGCGAAACGGCCAGAGCTGACAAGTTTTCAAGCAACGGCTATTCGAGGCGTACTACGCCTAATATCCAGAACGCAGGTGCAATCAGTTTTAGCAAGGTGACATCTTGCGGTACTGCTACCGCAGTCTCCGTGCCATGTATGTTCTCAAGACTCTCACGAGAAAATTATGATTCGCGTACTGCAGACAGTCAGGACAATGTTTTAGACATCATTCATCGTGCAGGTGTTGACGTCACCTGGATTGACAATAACAGTAGCTGTAAAGGCGTATGCAAGAGGGTAGAGACTATAGACTTCAACCCGTCAAGAGATCCCAAGTTGTGCGATGGAGATTATTGTTATGATGAGGTACTTGTTGACCTTTTAAGAGAAACTCTTTCAAGGCCATCTAAAGAACATAGAGTGATAGTCTTACACATGATTGGCTCACACGGGCCTACCTATTACCGGAGATACCCTGAGAAATTTGCTAAATTCGTGCCTGATTGTCCTAGAAGTGATATTCAAAATTGTGAAGAGGCAGAGCTGACAAATACGTACGATAACACTATTGCATACACAGACTACGTGCTAGGCCAGATTATTGAACAGCTTGCCACTATTCCTAATTCGTCGATGCTTTATTTATCGGATCATGGTGAGTCATTGGGAGAGAATGGGCTTTATTTGCACGGCTTCCCCTATAATTTAGCGCCTGTTGAGCAAACTCATGTACCAATGGTTTATTGGGCCTCCAAGTTTAGCCAACCTCAATATAGTGATTGTGTAAATTCGTTATCCAGTCATCCTTATTCGCAGGACAACCTTTTTGACACAT
- a CDS encoding TVP38/TMEM64 family protein, translating into MNSSLLRFFILVLTILFFSHLISLSPSFDAFNQEWIDKHTRDNGVTGIAKFLAVSVFLLSIGLPRQLVAFMGGYAFGFAEGVIYSTLAATLSCATVMAVSRYFARPIIIQHFEMRVRKLDHFLLRSPFLKSVIIRLLPVGNNLLTNIFAGVSKIPRRSFILGSTIGYIPQMAVFALMGKGVLVNSELKIIISALLFGISSLLSAYLFKVYRRQHNDDKTLRSLTKSSKCSNESDELSH; encoded by the coding sequence TTGAATTCCAGTCTCCTTCGTTTCTTCATTCTGGTACTTACCATTCTGTTTTTTAGTCATTTGATTTCGCTCTCTCCCTCATTTGACGCATTTAATCAGGAGTGGATAGACAAGCATACCCGTGATAATGGAGTGACAGGGATAGCCAAATTTTTAGCCGTCTCAGTATTTTTACTTTCTATCGGACTTCCACGCCAGTTAGTCGCATTTATGGGGGGGTATGCCTTTGGATTTGCTGAAGGTGTCATCTATTCAACATTAGCAGCTACGCTCAGCTGTGCAACAGTTATGGCAGTGTCCCGGTATTTCGCTAGACCGATTATTATTCAACACTTTGAAATGCGGGTGCGCAAGTTAGACCACTTTCTACTTCGTTCTCCCTTTCTTAAGTCCGTTATCATTAGACTGTTGCCAGTAGGGAATAATCTACTCACAAACATTTTTGCTGGCGTTTCAAAGATTCCACGACGCTCTTTTATTCTTGGGTCTACTATTGGCTACATCCCTCAAATGGCGGTTTTTGCATTGATGGGTAAGGGGGTATTAGTCAACTCTGAACTTAAAATAATCATAAGCGCCCTATTATTTGGGATTTCCAGCTTGCTAAGCGCATATCTTTTTAAGGTTTATCGTCGTCAACATAATGACGATAAAACTCTTCGTTCACTCACAAAAAGCAGCAAATGTAGCAATGAATCAGACGAGCTTAGCCATTAA
- a CDS encoding ArnT family glycosyltransferase, producing MNQTSLAIKHKNKHPNYTFWLFVLASVLIFIGLGLRDPWPADEPRFAQVAKEMVETGQWFFPARAEEFYPDKPPVFMWSIAFFFALFGSIKIAFLLPSALCSLLTLFLVYDISKRLWSTKEALIATSLLLLSFQFLLQAKSAQIDAMVCCWITIGCYGLLRFFLVERRWRWYYLAFFFMGIGVITKGVGFLPVLMLIPYLIHQRVWPQRDITKNQTKNSVLPWLMGAVVMLLAISLWFVPMLILVENSHDPSLALYRDNILFRQTVTRYADSWHHIKPFWYYLVEVIPLFWLPISIALPWLIPFWYRAIKKGDARILLPLGWIVLVLLFFSVSPGKRGVYILPALPMLALISAPYFDSVVNKKVFSWLMWAVVFLLSVGLLGFGFSGIVEASFALKLEEKFGLSPWMFFLVTGVLTCLVTVITYRGKHWKAWPYFLCTLWGMYATWGYTLLEDVKTPKSVFGNIEKEIGRHDATIALVDFSEQFILFSPYPIVHFGYHTPTDEQLSAAYQWLEKTDKGRYILVDEKHVRNDCFKKAMATSVGYAHRVHWVLLSNEALTEKCPLTRTKTEIFSYIPDRPVT from the coding sequence ATGAATCAGACGAGCTTAGCCATTAAACATAAGAACAAGCATCCCAATTATACTTTCTGGCTTTTTGTACTGGCTAGCGTGTTGATATTTATCGGGCTTGGGTTAAGAGATCCCTGGCCTGCTGACGAACCTCGTTTTGCACAAGTTGCAAAAGAAATGGTTGAAACAGGTCAGTGGTTCTTTCCAGCCAGAGCGGAAGAGTTTTATCCTGATAAACCACCTGTGTTTATGTGGTCTATCGCTTTTTTCTTTGCGCTATTCGGGTCAATTAAGATTGCCTTTCTGCTCCCATCTGCTTTATGCAGCCTACTCACACTTTTTTTGGTGTATGACATCTCAAAACGACTGTGGAGTACAAAAGAAGCGCTGATCGCAACGTCACTTCTTTTATTGAGTTTTCAATTTTTGCTTCAAGCCAAGTCTGCACAGATAGACGCAATGGTCTGCTGCTGGATAACAATCGGATGCTATGGTCTTCTGCGCTTTTTCTTAGTTGAAAGGCGATGGCGTTGGTATTACCTCGCCTTTTTCTTCATGGGAATTGGTGTCATCACAAAAGGGGTCGGATTTTTACCAGTCCTGATGCTGATACCATACTTGATACATCAACGCGTTTGGCCTCAGCGGGACATAACTAAGAACCAAACTAAAAACTCCGTATTACCGTGGTTAATGGGTGCAGTGGTGATGTTACTGGCTATATCACTATGGTTTGTACCTATGTTGATATTGGTTGAAAATAGCCACGATCCATCACTTGCTCTATATAGAGATAACATTCTTTTCAGGCAAACGGTCACTCGATATGCTGATTCCTGGCATCACATAAAGCCATTCTGGTATTACCTCGTTGAGGTTATTCCATTATTCTGGCTGCCAATTAGCATCGCTCTTCCATGGCTCATCCCATTTTGGTATCGCGCAATTAAAAAAGGTGATGCCCGCATACTCTTACCGTTGGGTTGGATTGTACTTGTCCTACTTTTCTTCAGCGTAAGTCCTGGCAAACGGGGAGTGTACATATTACCCGCATTGCCGATGCTGGCACTGATCTCTGCGCCTTACTTTGATTCAGTTGTTAATAAAAAAGTATTTTCCTGGCTTATGTGGGCTGTTGTATTTTTACTATCAGTAGGCTTATTGGGGTTTGGTTTTTCCGGCATAGTAGAAGCATCATTCGCCCTAAAATTAGAAGAAAAGTTCGGGCTTTCTCCGTGGATGTTTTTTTTAGTAACGGGGGTACTGACGTGTCTGGTTACGGTGATTACTTATAGAGGGAAGCACTGGAAAGCCTGGCCTTATTTCTTGTGTACTCTTTGGGGCATGTACGCTACATGGGGTTACACTTTACTTGAAGATGTAAAAACCCCTAAAAGCGTATTTGGAAATATTGAAAAAGAAATTGGCAGACATGATGCAACTATTGCACTTGTTGATTTTTCTGAACAGTTTATTCTCTTCTCGCCTTATCCCATCGTCCACTTTGGCTATCATACCCCTACTGATGAGCAATTATCTGCCGCCTACCAGTGGCTGGAGAAGACTGACAAGGGAAGATATATCCTCGTAGATGAAAAACACGTGCGCAACGATTGTTTTAAAAAAGCAATGGCAACGTCTGTAGGATATGCACATCGCGTCCACTGGGTTCTATTATCGAACGAGGCATTAACCGAAAAGTGTCCGCTTACGAGAACGAAGACTGAGATCTTTAGTTATATCCCAGACAGGCCCGTTACGTGA